In Phaeobacter gallaeciensis DSM 26640, a genomic segment contains:
- a CDS encoding BCCT family transporter — protein MTDETANQGIPAPDGEAAVIDTEYEIGQDNLEGSVGPIGFDIHNPVFMVSGISIMLFVFYALVLPEQAAAFFGWLRPAVTSSFDWFFLSAGNIFVLFCFFLIVSPWGKVRLGGADAAPDYTYTGWFAMLFAAGMGIGLMFYGVSEPMSHYSTSFGGVSMGENGARTDWAPLGGAAGDSAESVRLGMAATIYHWGLHPWAIYAIVALSLALFSYNKGLPLTIRSAFYPIFGERVWGWTGHVIDILAVFATLFGLATSLGFGATQANAGLNELFGVPVGSTTEVILISAITAVALVSVVRGLDGGVKVLSELNMGLAFLLLIFVLLVGPTLLIITGFFDSLMAYVQYLPALSMPFGREDANYSQGWTAFYWAWWISWSPFVGMFIARVSRGRTVREFIICVLLIPSLVCVLWMSVFGGTAIHQVVADGYTGAQEAALELKLFKMLDQLPLASITSFVGILLVIVFFVTSSDSGSLVIDTITAGGKVDAPMPQRVFWCVFEGAVAIVLLLGGGLVALQAMVISTGLPFTVVLLLMCWAILRGLQSEPR, from the coding sequence ATGACAGACGAAACGGCCAATCAGGGCATACCCGCCCCCGACGGTGAGGCCGCCGTCATCGACACCGAATATGAAATTGGACAGGATAATTTAGAGGGATCGGTGGGGCCGATCGGATTTGACATCCACAACCCCGTGTTCATGGTCTCCGGCATCAGCATCATGCTGTTTGTCTTCTACGCGCTGGTTCTTCCCGAACAGGCCGCTGCCTTCTTCGGCTGGCTGCGCCCGGCGGTGACCAGCTCCTTTGATTGGTTTTTCCTCAGCGCGGGCAATATCTTCGTGCTGTTTTGTTTCTTCCTCATTGTCTCCCCCTGGGGCAAGGTACGCCTGGGCGGGGCGGATGCAGCACCCGATTACACCTATACCGGCTGGTTCGCGATGTTGTTCGCCGCAGGCATGGGAATCGGCCTGATGTTCTATGGCGTCAGTGAGCCGATGAGCCACTATTCCACATCCTTCGGCGGCGTGAGCATGGGGGAAAACGGCGCCCGCACCGATTGGGCACCGCTGGGTGGCGCTGCCGGGGATAGTGCGGAATCCGTGCGCCTTGGCATGGCGGCGACGATCTATCACTGGGGCCTGCACCCTTGGGCGATCTACGCCATCGTAGCACTGTCGCTGGCGCTCTTCTCCTACAATAAGGGGTTGCCGCTCACCATTCGCTCTGCCTTCTATCCGATCTTCGGCGAACGGGTCTGGGGCTGGACGGGCCATGTGATTGATATTCTGGCGGTCTTTGCCACGCTCTTTGGGCTCGCGACCTCCCTTGGTTTCGGTGCGACGCAGGCCAACGCGGGGCTGAACGAACTCTTCGGCGTGCCCGTTGGCTCCACCACCGAAGTGATCCTGATTTCCGCGATCACCGCCGTGGCGCTGGTGTCGGTGGTGCGTGGCCTGGATGGCGGCGTGAAGGTGCTGAGTGAGCTGAATATGGGGCTGGCCTTCCTGCTGCTGATCTTCGTGCTGCTGGTTGGGCCAACCCTTCTGATCATCACCGGGTTCTTCGACAGTCTGATGGCCTATGTGCAATATCTGCCGGCGCTTTCGATGCCCTTCGGGCGAGAGGATGCCAACTACAGCCAAGGCTGGACCGCCTTTTACTGGGCGTGGTGGATCAGCTGGTCGCCTTTTGTCGGCATGTTCATCGCCCGCGTCAGCCGGGGCCGCACGGTGCGTGAATTCATCATCTGCGTCCTGCTGATCCCCAGCCTGGTCTGTGTTCTATGGATGAGCGTCTTTGGCGGCACCGCGATCCATCAGGTGGTGGCGGATGGCTACACCGGTGCGCAGGAGGCGGCGCTTGAACTGAAACTGTTCAAGATGCTGGACCAGCTGCCGCTGGCGTCCATCACCTCCTTTGTCGGGATACTGCTGGTGATTGTGTTTTTTGTCACCTCCTCGGACTCCGGCTCGCTGGTGATCGATACCATTACGGCAGGCGGCAAGGTCGACGCCCCGATGCCGCAGCGGGTGTTCTGGTGCGTGTTCGAAGGCGCCGTCGCGATTGTGCTGCTGCTTGGCGGCGGTCTGGTCGCCCTGCAGGCGATGGTGATCTCAACCGGTCTGCCGTTCACGGTGGTCTTGCTCCTGATGTGCTGGGCAATCCTGCGCGGATTGCAAAGCGAGCCGCGCTAA
- the acuI gene encoding acrylyl-CoA reductase (NADPH), which translates to MFKALVVNKDEDSGKTSAAVETLSLDQLPDAEVTVAVDYSTVNYKDGLCIGPGGGLVRKYPHVPGIDFAGTVEASDDDRYKPGDKVVLTGWRVGEAHWGGYAQKARVRADWLVPLPEGIDTRQAMAVGTAGFTAMLSVMALEDHGLTPGHGPVLVTGAAGGVGSVATAILSNLGYEVAAVTGRPETSDYLTALGASQIVPREELNETVKRPLESENWAGCIDAVGGAMLARVLGQMKYGGSVAAVGLAGGAGLPATVIPFLLRGVNLLGIDSVMQPYDNRLRAWQRIATDLPMEKLEAMVEPASLSDLPELGADILKGQVKGRVVVDVNA; encoded by the coding sequence ATGTTCAAAGCTTTGGTCGTGAACAAGGACGAAGACAGCGGTAAAACATCAGCCGCCGTTGAGACGCTCAGCCTGGATCAGCTGCCCGACGCAGAGGTAACGGTGGCGGTGGACTACTCCACAGTGAACTATAAAGACGGGTTGTGCATCGGCCCGGGCGGCGGACTGGTCCGCAAATACCCCCATGTGCCGGGTATCGATTTTGCAGGCACGGTCGAGGCTTCCGACGATGACCGCTACAAGCCCGGCGACAAGGTGGTCCTGACCGGCTGGCGTGTGGGTGAGGCCCATTGGGGCGGCTATGCGCAAAAGGCCCGCGTGCGCGCGGATTGGTTGGTGCCGCTGCCAGAGGGGATCGACACGCGGCAGGCTATGGCGGTGGGCACCGCAGGCTTTACCGCAATGCTGTCGGTGATGGCGCTGGAGGATCACGGGCTGACACCCGGCCATGGTCCGGTTCTGGTCACCGGGGCTGCGGGCGGTGTTGGCTCTGTGGCCACTGCCATCCTGTCGAACCTTGGCTATGAGGTGGCAGCGGTTACCGGGCGACCAGAGACCTCTGACTATCTGACCGCGCTTGGGGCCTCACAGATCGTGCCGCGCGAGGAGCTGAACGAAACCGTCAAACGCCCGCTGGAGAGCGAAAACTGGGCGGGCTGTATTGATGCTGTGGGTGGCGCGATGTTGGCGCGCGTTCTCGGCCAGATGAAATACGGCGGCTCGGTTGCGGCGGTCGGACTTGCTGGCGGGGCAGGGCTTCCTGCCACAGTGATCCCGTTCCTGTTGCGCGGGGTGAACCTCCTTGGCATCGACAGCGTGATGCAGCCCTACGACAACCGCCTGCGGGCCTGGCAGCGTATTGCCACTGATCTTCCGATGGAGAAGCTGGAGGCGATGGTCGAACCGGCCTCCCTGTCGGATCTGCCAGAGCTTGGCGCTGACATTCTGAAGGGTCAGGTAAAGGGCCGCGTTGTTGTGGATGTAAATGCCTGA